The stretch of DNA CTCCTCTtaataatatatctttttttaatctaGAGGTAAATTCatataattctaaaattttactTCAAACATAGCTCGGATACTATTATATTTTAGCTTTCTCCTGTTACTCTTAAGTAATAGATTCAAAAGAGTGaatctaatataataaattaaatttggtaAAAGAGCTACCAAATAGATTTATTCACGTGAATTTAATAGTTGAAAATCAGTACCTGTGGTGGTTACAAAGATGTCAGCTTCTGAGAGGACATCCTCAAGGGTCAGGACTTGGAAGCCTTCCATGAGAGCTTGGAGGGCGCATATGGGATCGATCTCGGTCACAATGACGCGCGCCCCGGCCTGCTTCATTGCGGCGGCGCAGCCCTTTCCCACATCTCCATAGCCGGCAATCACGGCAACCTTGCCGGCGATCATGACGTCGGTGGCTCTCATCAGCCCATCAGGGAGAGAGTGACGGCAGCCGTAGAGGTTATCAAACTGTTGTCACAGATCAAACAAGTTTTATTAGACAAGTTGTCATTTTATATTCATGCCTCCAAATCAAACATAGTTAGACCAAAAAATAACAGAGGATTACAGAACATGCTATAATTTATAACTAGATGACTCCATAGAATCAAATATGATAGATTAGATTCCATGTCCCACTTGTTTCTTCTTATTAATTGTTAATATACAAACTCTGATCCTTTCATCAAACAGTTGATAGATCCAACTTCAAACCCAATATAGAAACAATTGTTGGAAGCCAGAGAAATTCCTTACATATTTAATTGATCATTTCAATAACCAAAACTAGTATCGAGAATAATTCTTgaaacaaacaataaaaaacaaaacaaacacgTTCAGATTTATCGTAAAGTTACTACTTTTGCAATCAAACCACAGATCCAACACAATAAGAACACAAAACTGAAGATAATATACCTTGCTCTTGGTAACAGAGTCATTAACATTAATGGCAGGGAACAAGAGGGTCCCACTGGCTTGCATCTGGTACAACCTCTTGACACCGGTGGTAGTTTCCTCGGACACACCAACAAGCCTCTCTTTCATTTTATGGTACTTCTTGGGATCCGTCTTCAACCCATCTCTTATGATCGTTAACACGATCTGGAACTCCGCATTGTCCGTAGAAGACGGGTCTGGTAACTTACCCGTCTTCTCGTACTCTTCCTCGGCCTTGACTCCTTCGTGGATGAGCAGCGTGGCATCGCCACCGTCGTCCACGATGAGGTCAGGGCCACCGGAAGGTCCCCAGTCGAGGGACCTCTCGGTGCACCACCAGTACTCCTGGAGGGTCTCGCCCTTCCAGGCGAAGACGGCAGCGGAGTCGCGAGCGATGGCGGCGGCGGCGTGGTCCTGCGTGGAGAAAATGTTGCATGAGCACCAGCGGACCTCAGCGCCGAGAGCGGTGAGAGTCTCGATGAGGACAGCTGTCTGGATGGTCATGTGAAGGGAGCCGGTGATGCGGGCTCCCTTGAAGGGCTGTGATGGGCCGAATTCGGCCCGACTGGACATGAGGCCAGGCATTTCTACTTCGGCCAGCTCGATCTCGAGGCGGCCGAAGTCGGCCTGGGACATGTCCTTGACTTTGTACT from Arachis duranensis cultivar V14167 chromosome 4, aradu.V14167.gnm2.J7QH, whole genome shotgun sequence encodes:
- the LOC107482804 gene encoding adenosylhomocysteinase; amino-acid sequence: MALLVDKTTSGREYKVKDMSQADFGRLEIELAEVEMPGLMSSRAEFGPSQPFKGARITGSLHMTIQTAVLIETLTALGAEVRWCSCNIFSTQDHAAAAIARDSAAVFAWKGETLQEYWWCTERSLDWGPSGGPDLIVDDGGDATLLIHEGVKAEEEYEKTGKLPDPSSTDNAEFQIVLTIIRDGLKTDPKKYHKMKERLVGVSEETTTGVKRLYQMQASGTLLFPAINVNDSVTKSKFDNLYGCRHSLPDGLMRATDVMIAGKVAVIAGYGDVGKGCAAAMKQAGARVIVTEIDPICALQALMEGFQVLTLEDVLSEADIFVTTTGNKDIIMVSHMKKMKNNAIICNIGHFDNEIDMHGLETYPGVKRITIKPQTDRWVFPETNSGIIVLAEGRLMNLGCATGHPSFVMSCSFTNQVIAQLELWKEKGTGKYEKKVYVLPKHLDEKVASLHLGKLGAKLTRLSKDQADYISVPVEGPYKPAHYRY